In one Culex quinquefasciatus strain JHB chromosome 2, VPISU_Cqui_1.0_pri_paternal, whole genome shotgun sequence genomic region, the following are encoded:
- the LOC6037024 gene encoding rRNA-processing protein UTP23 homolog, producing the protein MKVTKHKKARKYMSFYINNFGFREPLLTLIDGTFCQAAYKARLQIEDQLKKYFQCELKLIVTACIITEVDNIGGPLAAVCQLLKKFLVHRCGHEKAPISGSACIKSMTKTCNYIVATQDRGLQEWVRSKPGVPLFYLHNNLVPTLVQPSEVSVRAATSKSVARVQVREVDTQTLTSLKRKEGILVEEDGGKDKIRRKKKKGKNPLSCKKSKKRKEQGTVMKDAVQDHAIEKKKRKRVKLAKHVVDHLKSMKAGGDQ; encoded by the coding sequence ATGAAGGTAACGAAGCACAAAAAGGCCCGCAAGTACATGAGCTTCTACATCAACAACTTTGGCTTCCGGGAACCGCTGCTGACGCTGATCGACGGAACGTTCTGCCAGGCCGCGTACAAGGCCCGGCTCCAGATCGAGGACCAGCTGAAAAAGTACTTCCAGTGCGAGCTCAAGCTGATCGTGACGGCCTGCATCATCACCGAGGTGGACAACATCGGCGGCCCGTTGGCAGCGGTTTGCCAGCTGCTGAAGAAGTTCCTCGTGCATCGGTGTGGCCACGAGAAGGCGCCCATTTCGGGCTCGGCCTGCATCAAATCGATGACCAAGACGTGCAACTACATCGTGGCCACCCAGGACCGGGGTCTGCAGGAGTGGGTCCGGTCGAAGCCTGGCGTTCCGCTGTTTTATCTGCACAACAATCTTGTGCCGACGTTAGTGCAACCGTCGGAGGTTAGCGTGAGGGCGGCGACCAGCAAGAGTGTGGCTCGGGTGCAGGTACGGGAGGTGGACACGCAGACGTTGACCAGTTTGAAGCGGAAGGAGGGGATATTGGTGGAGGAGGACGGTGGGAAGGACAAGATaaggaggaagaagaagaagggcaAGAATCCGCTGTCGTGCAAAAAGTCCAAGAAGCGGAAGGAGCAGGGAACGGTGATGAAGGACGCTGTTCAGGACCATGCCATTgagaagaagaagaggaaaCGCGTGAAACTGGCGAAGCACGTGGTGGATCATTTGAAGAGTATGAAGGCGGGTGGAGACCAATAA
- the LOC6037023 gene encoding uncharacterized protein LOC6037023, which produces MTKTRIMPKGIDYRTLMARGNPSSSRASVHTFKIPSRKARLKLALILVSVVVVFLYSLSLPWIAGGGNGNAYWEEFFVTKDDEQHFNYNSSYFVNSAGCKMPSLPIMDDNIQKFMQKADPLNCTPALIQSDANSIWYQLTEEDVEKHYELANASMIQCCYRPFERKSNNAVRIVGQEQCFGYGERAEIANEFIAVICTHPSKSSIFYRDYFAFVPLKPTVEERCEATRNELDAKFGKEEGRLSVMILGIDSVSRLNFHRQMPLTAEFVIDKLKAVEMFGYNKVGDNTYPNLVPALTGLDVEELAAACYPYSNSTFDLCPFIWRKFANAGYRTFYSEDSSTLETFNYLRKGFREQPTDYYLRSFFRQADSSIGYNKKVNAKLCLGGRNPTQILVEYGRKIVTAMKSRLSFSLLWACTMTHDLLNYPALVDEDYRGLLEHMEKEGSLDKTAVILLSDHGIRWGSYRNTYQGMMEERQPFLHLILPPWFQQKYPTAYRNLRKNRQQLTSHFDLYETLKDLVDVTTLSQSAIKQRSYELLETKPVPRGISLFLPISPSRTCEDAGIAPHWCTCHDHKPLPTNDHRVVTATRFTVTSLNQMLKKYPQCSTLHLYSIEDASLGISTEEIISKKPTNQFSDISVRFVTKPGEAEFEATVRIDSHNQCALTGSVSRTNLYGKQSYCVDDYRMKLYCFCAR; this is translated from the exons GATCATGCCAAAGGGTATCGACTACCGCACGCTGATGGCACGTGGCAACCCGTCGTCGTCACGCGCCAGCGTGCACACGTTTAAAATTCCGTCACGAAAAGCGCGTCTCAAGCTGGCCCTCATCCTGGTCAGCGTGGTGGTGGTATTTTTGTACAGCCTCAGCCTGCCGTGGATCGCCGGTGGTGGCAACGGGAACGCGTACTGGGAGGAGTTCTTCGTGACCAAGGATGACGAGCAGCACTTTAACTACAACAGTTCGTACTTTGTGAACTCGGCGGGCTGTAAGATGCCCAGTTTGCCCATCATGGACGACAACATTCAGAAGTTTATGCAAAAGGCGGACCCGTTGAACTGCACTCCGGCGTTGATCCAGAGTGATGCGAACTCGATCTGGTACCAGCTGACGGAGGAGGATGTCGAGAAGCACTATGAACTGGCGAATGCCAGCATGATCCAGTGTTGCTATCGGCCGTTTGAACGCAAGTCTAACAACGCGGTACGGATCGTCGGCCAGGAGCAGTGCTTTGGGTATGGCGAACGGGCGGAGATCGCCAACGAGTTCATCGCGGTCATTTGTACGCACCCGAGTAAGAGTTCAATCTTCTATCGGGATTACTTTGCATTTGTACCGTTGAAGCCGACGGTGGAGGAGCGTTGTGAAGCGACGAGGAACGAACTGGACGCGAAGTTCGGGAAGGAGGAAGGCAGGCTAAGCGTCATGATTCTGGGCATCGACAGCGTGTCCAGGTTGAACTTTCACCGCCAGATGCCGCTGACGGCTGAGTTTGTGATCGACAAGTTGAAGG cGGTTGAAATGTTTGGCTACAACAAAGTCGGAGACAACACGTATCCTAATCTTGTTCCAGCGTTGACCGGACTGGACGTGGAAGAGCTCGCAGCGGCATGCTATCCGTACTCGAATAGTACTTTCGATCTGTGTCCGTTCATTTGGCGAAAATTTGCAAACGCCGGCTACCGAACGTTTTACTCCGAAGATAGCAGCACGCTGGAGACGTTCAACTATTTGAGAAAGGGCTTCCGCGAGCAACCTACCGATTACTATTTGAGGAGTTTCTTCCGACAGGCGGACTCTTCTATCGGATACAATAAGAAGGTGAACGCCAAACTCTGTCTCGGAGGTCGGAATCCAACCCAGATCTTGGTTGAGTATGGCAGGAAAATAGTCACAGCAATGAAGAGTCGGTTGAGCTTCTCCCTCTTATGGGCTTGTACGATGACCCATGATCTGCTCAACTATCCAGCGCTTGTCGACGAAGACTACAGGGGACTGCTGGAGCACATGGAGAAGGAAGGATCTCTCGACAAGACAGCGGTCATACTTTTGAGTGATCACGGAATCCGATGGGGCAGCTACCGTAACACATATCAAGGCATGATGGAGGAGCGTCAACCGTTTCTCCATCTCATTCTTCCACCGTGGTTCCAGCAAAAGTACCCAACAGCGTATCGCAACCTTCGCAAAAACCGTCAACAGCTCACGTCACATTTTGACCTGTACGAAACGCTCAAAGATCTTGTGGACGTCACAACCCTCTCTCAATCCGCCATCAAACAGCGGTCGTACGAACTGCTCGAAACCAAACCAGTTCCCCGTGGAATCTCCCTATTCCTCCCAATTTCACCCAGCAGAACCTGCGAAGACGCTGGGATCGCACCCCACTGGTGCACGTGCCACGATCACAAACCGCTTCCAACCAACGACCATCGGGTCGTAACGGCCACCCGCTTCACCGTGACCAGCCTCAACCAAATGCTCAAAAAGTATCCCCAGTGCAGCACGCTCCATCTGTACTCGATCGAGGACGCCAGCCTGGGAATTTCAACCGAAGAGATAATCTCGAAAAAACCAACGAACCAGTTCAGTGACATTAGCGTCCGCTTTGTGACGAAACCGGGCGAGGCGGAGTTCGAAGCGACGGTCCGGATCGATTCCCACAATCAGTGCGCGCTGACCGGAAGCGTAAGCCGGACGAATCTGTACGGCAAGCAGAGCTACTGCGTGGATGATTACCGGATGAAGCTGTACTGCTTTTGTGCGAGATGA